A window of Thermococcus aggregans contains these coding sequences:
- a CDS encoding SPL family radical SAM protein — MKVIKTKAKTIYTKSRIPGVDYGVNQYVGCQFACKYCYAKFICKWKPYGEWGTWVEVKINAPELARKRVYGEVVMSTISDPYQPIERELKLTRRTLEMMNKRNKISILTKSPLVVRDIDLFKLFNEIDVGLTINSFEGKEKQLIEPFTPSQKLRIDALKNLKERGVKNYAFVSPIIPGITDVEEIIRETKDIADYYFFEVLNLKVAGQKFRELLMENFPESYEIMVNDEKFWRFVKELIALIKRLNIRAEGVEVHRRGWELIEVK, encoded by the coding sequence ATGAAAGTCATTAAAACCAAGGCGAAGACCATCTACACAAAGAGCAGAATTCCCGGGGTAGACTATGGTGTAAACCAATACGTTGGCTGTCAATTTGCGTGCAAATACTGCTATGCAAAGTTCATCTGCAAGTGGAAGCCCTATGGTGAGTGGGGTACATGGGTGGAGGTAAAGATCAACGCCCCTGAGCTGGCAAGGAAGAGGGTTTATGGAGAGGTTGTCATGTCAACAATCTCTGACCCTTATCAGCCCATAGAACGGGAGCTCAAGCTTACAAGGAGAACCCTCGAGATGATGAACAAAAGGAATAAAATCAGCATCCTAACGAAGTCTCCCTTAGTGGTGAGGGATATTGACCTTTTCAAGCTCTTTAATGAAATCGACGTCGGATTAACGATAAACAGTTTCGAAGGAAAGGAGAAGCAGCTTATAGAGCCTTTTACACCCTCACAGAAGCTCCGAATAGATGCCTTAAAAAACCTCAAAGAGAGGGGTGTGAAAAACTATGCCTTTGTAAGCCCGATTATCCCGGGAATAACCGACGTTGAAGAAATAATCCGAGAAACCAAAGACATTGCTGACTACTACTTCTTTGAGGTGCTCAATTTGAAAGTCGCTGGTCAAAAGTTCCGGGAGCTCTTAATGGAGAACTTTCCCGAAAGCTACGAGATTATGGTTAATGATGAAAAATTCTGGCGGTTCGTTAAGGAGCTTATAGCCTTAATAAAACGCTTGAACATAAGGGCAGAGGGGGTTGAGGTGCACAGAAGAGGTTGGGAGTTAATAGAGGTGAAATAA
- a CDS encoding heparan-alpha-glucosaminide N-acetyltransferase, which translates to MFGSEAYSKRFWEIDFVRGVALIMMLISNFVTDLQFFLGYSEHKLFWRIFAYATASLFVSISGLSLWISHARSKKSIRKYLLRFAKLFGLGLLITLTTYLLLERGTIYFGVLHFLGVASLLVIPFYRLGWKNILLAILFLLGGQVVDNIHAETLLLIPLGVTPQNFFTLDYFPIFPWFGVFLLGTAMGAPIYPDGKRRFKIKTPRNPLIEFVCFMGRNTLKVYLLHQPVFVGFLLLLYGGLPNLSL; encoded by the coding sequence ATGTTTGGCAGTGAGGCATACTCAAAGCGCTTTTGGGAAATTGATTTTGTTAGGGGAGTAGCGCTAATCATGATGCTAATATCTAACTTTGTCACAGACCTGCAGTTCTTTCTTGGGTATTCTGAGCACAAGCTTTTCTGGAGGATTTTTGCCTATGCAACCGCTTCCCTTTTTGTTTCAATCTCCGGTCTTTCACTTTGGATAAGCCATGCAAGGAGTAAAAAGAGCATAAGAAAGTATCTCCTGAGGTTCGCAAAACTTTTCGGTCTTGGCTTACTTATAACCCTAACCACATATCTTCTTCTGGAAAGAGGAACGATTTACTTTGGAGTTCTGCACTTCTTGGGAGTTGCAAGTTTGCTCGTAATCCCCTTTTATAGGTTGGGTTGGAAAAACATCCTCCTTGCAATTCTCTTCCTCCTAGGAGGGCAAGTTGTAGATAATATCCACGCAGAGACGCTTCTTCTCATTCCCTTAGGGGTAACTCCTCAAAACTTCTTCACCTTGGATTACTTCCCAATCTTTCCGTGGTTTGGAGTCTTCCTTTTGGGAACTGCTATGGGCGCGCCCATCTATCCCGACGGAAAAAGGAGATTCAAGATTAAAACACCGAGAAATCCTCTTATCGAGTTCGTTTGCTTTATGGGACGGAACACCCTTAAGGTTTACCTCCTCCATCAGCCCGTATTCGTGGGCTTCCTCTTACTCTTATACGGTGGACTGCCCAATCTAAGCTTATGA
- a CDS encoding NfeD family protein, whose product MKRYVKNILKIISILADEIVVGLFLFFILPRAGIEVPLKPALAVIGFLIFKDVIAVKFLWEVFDKRVEVGPEALIGKEVVVVEELNPKGIVKVGNELWIAECINGTARRGEKVKIIEVKGTKLLVERQG is encoded by the coding sequence ATGAAGAGGTATGTCAAAAACATCCTCAAAATCATTAGCATTTTGGCCGATGAAATAGTCGTTGGGTTATTTCTGTTCTTTATTTTGCCGAGGGCTGGAATAGAAGTCCCCTTAAAGCCTGCCTTAGCTGTAATAGGGTTTCTAATCTTTAAAGACGTTATTGCCGTTAAATTCCTCTGGGAGGTCTTTGATAAAAGGGTAGAGGTTGGGCCTGAGGCATTGATTGGAAAGGAGGTAGTGGTCGTTGAAGAACTGAACCCAAAGGGAATTGTAAAAGTTGGCAACGAGCTCTGGATTGCCGAATGCATAAACGGGACAGCTAGAAGGGGAGAAAAAGTCAAAATAATAGAGGTTAAGGGCACTAAGCTTCTCGTGGAACGCCAAGGGTAG
- the thrC gene encoding threonine synthase — MFETVLKCTKCGKEYSLASGIYKCEKCGAPLDVQYDYDSIRDLIEDNDSWFREPPRVWKYWMFYPVSNLRKIVSLNEGGTRLYRMKNLEKKLGFGKLYVKNEGENPTGAFKDRGSSVEITKALEFHAKKVVVASTGNMAASVSAYGSKAGLEVTIVVPEGTPIGKLVQAVVYGAKIKIHGSTYDESLAESERMAREEGYYLTGNYHYRVEGQKSTGFEIFDQLRFDSPDWIVVPIGAGTHLRAIWKAAKEFYELGLIEKLPKIAGAQIEGYDAIVRAWKERKPITPIKEKKPTVASAIAVKAPVDGENVIKAIDESEGYLGAVTNEETMEAGMMLGKEGLFVEPSSATALALAKTMREEGIIDKDESVVIVATGHGLKDIKTWESFIKL; from the coding sequence ATGTTCGAAACAGTACTAAAATGTACCAAATGTGGCAAAGAGTATTCTCTGGCAAGCGGAATTTACAAATGTGAAAAGTGCGGCGCTCCTTTGGATGTTCAGTACGATTACGATTCGATTAGAGATCTTATAGAAGACAACGACTCATGGTTTAGAGAGCCTCCAAGGGTATGGAAGTACTGGATGTTCTATCCGGTTTCAAACCTCAGGAAGATCGTTAGCCTCAACGAAGGAGGTACAAGGCTTTACAGAATGAAAAACCTTGAGAAAAAGCTTGGCTTCGGAAAGCTTTACGTCAAAAATGAGGGAGAAAATCCAACGGGGGCATTCAAGGACAGAGGTTCGAGTGTAGAGATAACGAAGGCTCTTGAATTCCACGCAAAAAAAGTTGTCGTGGCTTCAACAGGGAACATGGCCGCCAGTGTTTCTGCCTACGGGTCTAAGGCGGGGCTTGAAGTAACGATAGTTGTCCCAGAAGGGACTCCAATTGGAAAGCTTGTTCAAGCAGTTGTTTATGGTGCGAAGATAAAAATTCATGGGAGCACCTACGACGAATCCTTAGCAGAGAGCGAAAGGATGGCAAGGGAGGAAGGCTACTACCTTACGGGCAACTATCACTATAGGGTTGAAGGTCAAAAAAGCACAGGGTTTGAAATCTTTGATCAGCTCAGATTTGATTCTCCTGACTGGATTGTAGTGCCCATTGGAGCGGGGACTCATTTAAGGGCCATTTGGAAGGCTGCGAAGGAATTTTACGAGCTAGGTCTTATTGAAAAACTGCCAAAAATTGCCGGAGCTCAGATTGAAGGTTACGATGCAATAGTTAGAGCTTGGAAAGAGAGAAAGCCAATCACGCCCATAAAAGAAAAGAAGCCAACGGTTGCCTCTGCAATAGCGGTTAAAGCTCCAGTAGATGGGGAGAACGTCATAAAGGCGATTGATGAAAGTGAAGGATACCTTGGTGCGGTAACGAACGAAGAAACTATGGAAGCTGGAATGATGCTTGGAAAAGAAGGACTCTTCGTGGAGCCCTCTTCAGCAACAGCCCTCGCCCTCGCTAAAACCATGAGAGAAGAGGGAATAATTGATAAGGACGAAAGCGTTGTTATCGTTGCAACCGGTCATGGCTTGAAGGACATAAAAACCTGGGAAAGTTTTATTAAACTCTAA
- a CDS encoding TRM11 family SAM-dependent methyltransferase: MYAIIYGKNPRLSEAEFWAFVRRFRLKVKLVENSTHWIVFESDKSIERLFHRLGGSLKLVRIIGESEEAIKDLDYAKLFTLSLYGKDDWKLWRKLGSEIKKNFKSHGPAKFFKPAKVYAMPSELILKGFPEVKDFVFIFGERLYVGETAAVADPFELKKLDVERPVQRAIFSIPPRLARIMVNLTEVRQGNFLDPFCGIGTIVQEFLLQGLNAYGSDSDERAIKGAKENLRWLRKEFRTKKSAHLEVCDARKLKRCFRIKFDAIVTEPYMGKPLKYRPTRGEAIQLANELDCFYYQVFDSFRNVLKRNGRVVFVFPAYKLSDGRIYRKDRKWLEKLGFEVLAKYTDFEERHKVVRDIHVLRFRG, translated from the coding sequence ATGTATGCGATCATCTACGGAAAGAACCCAAGGCTGAGTGAGGCGGAATTTTGGGCTTTCGTAAGAAGGTTTAGGTTAAAGGTTAAACTCGTCGAGAATTCAACGCATTGGATAGTTTTTGAGAGTGACAAGAGCATAGAAAGACTTTTCCACAGGCTCGGCGGTTCTTTAAAGCTGGTTAGAATCATTGGTGAGAGCGAAGAAGCTATAAAAGACCTAGATTATGCAAAGCTCTTTACCCTGAGCCTTTATGGGAAAGATGACTGGAAACTCTGGAGGAAGCTGGGGAGCGAAATAAAGAAAAACTTTAAATCCCACGGCCCTGCAAAGTTCTTCAAGCCCGCCAAAGTATATGCGATGCCTTCTGAACTTATCCTAAAGGGCTTTCCTGAAGTAAAGGATTTTGTCTTCATATTTGGGGAGAGACTTTACGTTGGAGAGACTGCAGCTGTTGCGGATCCATTTGAGCTCAAAAAGCTCGACGTTGAGAGGCCAGTTCAGAGGGCTATCTTCTCAATTCCCCCACGTTTGGCTAGGATAATGGTAAACCTTACAGAGGTAAGGCAAGGCAATTTTCTCGATCCCTTCTGCGGAATAGGCACCATAGTGCAGGAGTTCCTGCTTCAAGGGCTCAATGCTTATGGAAGCGATTCCGATGAGAGGGCAATTAAAGGAGCTAAAGAAAACCTAAGGTGGTTAAGAAAGGAATTTAGAACTAAGAAAAGTGCTCACCTTGAGGTTTGCGATGCAAGGAAGCTCAAGCGTTGCTTTAGAATTAAATTCGACGCAATAGTTACGGAGCCGTATATGGGCAAGCCCCTAAAGTATCGCCCCACGAGAGGAGAAGCTATCCAGCTAGCCAATGAGCTTGACTGTTTTTATTATCAAGTTTTTGACAGCTTTAGAAACGTTTTAAAAAGAAACGGGAGAGTTGTTTTCGTTTTTCCTGCATACAAGCTCAGCGATGGAAGAATTTACCGCAAAGATAGGAAGTGGCTCGAAAAGCTTGGCTTTGAGGTGTTAGCTAAATATACAGACTTTGAGGAGAGACACAAGGTTGTTAGAGACATCCACGTCTTGAGATTTAGAGGATAG